From Nicotiana tabacum cultivar K326 chromosome 22, ASM71507v2, whole genome shotgun sequence, one genomic window encodes:
- the LOC107767419 gene encoding photosystem I subunit O-like has translation MAATMSTASTVLGLVSSSLSSPKKVCLSSGFLKSPVTARNPLRVAQASGGKFTCFERDWLRRDLNVIGFGLIGWLAPSSIPVINGKSLSGLFFDSIGTELSHFPTGPALTSQFWLWLVCWHLGLFICLTFGQIGFKGRTEDYFSK, from the exons ATGGCAGCAACAATGTCCACTGCATCAACTGTTCTAGGCTTAGTTAGTTCatctctttcttctccaaagaAGGTTTGCCTCAGCTCAG gcttCTTGAAATCACCAGTGACAGCAAGAAACCCTTTAAGGGTAGCACAAGCTTCAGGAGGCAAATTTACTTG ttttgAAAGAGACTGGCTGAGGAGAGATTTGAATGTGATTGGATTTGGTTTGATTGGATGGTTGGCTCCTTCAAGCATTCCAGTAATCAATGGCAAGAGTTTGAGTGGCCTTTTCTTTGATAGTATTGGCACTGAACTCTCTCATTTCCCCACTGGACCTGCTCTCACTTCTCAGTTCTG GCTATGGTTGGTCTGCTGGCATTTGGGCTTGTTCATCTGCCTAACTTTTGGACAAATTGGATTCAAGGGACGGACTGAGGACTATTTCTCAAAGTAG